One genomic region from Bradyrhizobium icense encodes:
- a CDS encoding YbjN domain-containing protein produces MSLLESIIDSRNNPLAAVEDIAAENNWAFERSGEDEVTIVSKGNWTDYQLSFTWMAEIEALHLASAFDMKIPPTRRAEVQRLIAAINEQLWVGHFDIWTHTGMIMYRQALVLPGGLTASTAQCEVMLAGAIHACERYYPAFQFVVWAGKSAAEAMSAAMFDTEGEA; encoded by the coding sequence ATGTCCCTCCTCGAAAGCATTATTGATTCCCGGAACAACCCGCTCGCGGCCGTCGAGGACATCGCCGCCGAAAACAATTGGGCGTTCGAGCGCTCCGGCGAAGACGAAGTCACGATCGTCTCCAAGGGGAACTGGACCGACTACCAGCTTTCCTTCACCTGGATGGCAGAGATCGAGGCGCTGCACCTGGCCTCCGCCTTCGACATGAAGATTCCCCCCACACGTCGCGCCGAAGTGCAGCGGCTGATCGCGGCGATCAACGAACAATTATGGGTCGGCCACTTCGACATCTGGACCCACACCGGCATGATCATGTACCGGCAGGCGCTGGTGCTGCCGGGCGGGCTGACCGCCTCGACCGCGCAATGCGAGGTCATGCTGGCCGGCGCCATCCACGCCTGCGAGCGCTATTACCCTGCGTTCCAGTTCGTGGTCTGGGCAGGAAAGAGCGCCGCGGAAGCCATGAGCGCGGCGATGTTCGACACCGAGGGCGAGGCGTAG
- the proC gene encoding pyrroline-5-carboxylate reductase: protein MGPCVRRDDGTIHGDTVNTNTLQNLHGTIALAGAGKMGGAMLTGWLAGGLDAKRVVVIEPQPSAEIGALAAQGIRLNPKDAGTVDTLVIAVKPQTFPEAGPALKSFVGASTLVVSIMAGTTIAALEKVCGGAAVRAMPNTPAAIGRGITVAVAAKKVSAAQRATADALLRATGSVEWVEDESLMDAVTAVSGSGPAYVFLLAEELARAGVEAGLPAELATKLARQTVAGSGELLHRSELASATLRQNVTSPGGTTAAALEVLMAKDGLQPLMIRAIAAATKRSKELAK, encoded by the coding sequence ATGGGTCCCTGCGTTCGCAGGGACGACGGCACAATCCATGGTGACACCGTGAACACCAACACACTCCAAAACCTACACGGCACCATTGCGCTGGCCGGCGCCGGCAAGATGGGCGGCGCGATGCTGACTGGATGGCTGGCGGGCGGCCTCGATGCCAAGCGTGTTGTGGTGATCGAACCGCAGCCATCCGCCGAGATCGGCGCGCTGGCGGCGCAAGGCATCCGCCTCAATCCGAAAGACGCCGGCACGGTCGATACGCTGGTGATCGCGGTAAAGCCGCAGACGTTCCCCGAAGCGGGGCCGGCGCTGAAGTCTTTCGTCGGAGCAAGCACGCTCGTCGTCTCGATCATGGCGGGCACGACGATTGCGGCACTTGAAAAAGTCTGCGGCGGCGCGGCGGTTCGCGCGATGCCGAACACGCCGGCCGCGATCGGCCGCGGCATCACGGTTGCGGTCGCGGCGAAAAAAGTCAGCGCCGCGCAACGCGCCACGGCCGATGCGCTGCTGCGCGCCACCGGCTCGGTCGAATGGGTCGAGGACGAAAGCCTGATGGATGCGGTGACCGCCGTATCCGGCTCCGGCCCGGCCTATGTGTTCCTGCTCGCCGAAGAACTCGCGCGCGCCGGCGTCGAGGCCGGCCTGCCGGCAGAGCTTGCGACAAAGCTCGCGCGCCAAACCGTCGCCGGCTCCGGCGAATTGCTGCATCGCTCGGAACTTGCCTCGGCCACGCTGCGCCAGAACGTCACCTCGCCCGGCGGCACCACCGCGGCCGCACTGGAAGTGCTGATGGCCAAGGATGGCCTGCAGCCGCTGATGATCCGCGCGATCGCCGCGGCAACGAAGCGCTCGAAGGAATTGGCGAAGTAG
- a CDS encoding thioesterase family protein, with the protein MDARDFIKIGMSAERTLVVPPERTVGHFVPNMPMVYATPMMILEMEMVSSDAIRSHLQPGWITVGTEVDIRHLGASLVGATVRVTGKVVAVERRVIRFEVEAFEGERKIGDGRHARGLVNVETFTKRLAGK; encoded by the coding sequence ATGGACGCACGCGACTTCATCAAGATCGGCATGAGCGCCGAGCGGACGCTGGTCGTGCCGCCCGAGCGCACGGTCGGGCATTTCGTGCCTAACATGCCGATGGTCTATGCGACGCCGATGATGATCCTGGAAATGGAGATGGTCTCGAGCGATGCCATCCGCAGTCATCTTCAGCCGGGCTGGATCACGGTTGGCACCGAGGTCGATATCCGCCATCTCGGCGCCTCGTTGGTCGGCGCGACGGTGCGCGTCACGGGAAAGGTCGTAGCCGTCGAGCGCCGCGTGATCCGCTTCGAAGTCGAAGCCTTCGAGGGCGAGCGGAAGATAGGCGACGGCCGCCACGCGCGCGGTCTCGTCAATGTCGAGACGTTCACGAAGAGGCTTGCAGGGAAGTAG
- a CDS encoding tautomerase family protein, producing MPEITISMAAGRTEEQKVGMMRDITQALVKNLGVDAEAVVIQINEAPLTHKMKGGKTFVERKAMQK from the coding sequence ATGCCTGAGATTACCATCAGCATGGCCGCCGGCCGTACCGAGGAACAGAAAGTCGGCATGATGCGCGACATCACCCAGGCGCTGGTGAAGAATCTCGGCGTCGACGCGGAAGCCGTCGTGATCCAGATCAACGAGGCGCCGCTTACCCACAAGATGAAGGGCGGCAAGACCTTCGTCGAGCGCAAGGCGATGCAGAAGTAG
- a CDS encoding branched-chain amino acid aminotransferase, protein MGVSFDKIDGVIWYDGRLVPWADANVHILTHGLHYASCVFEGERAYGGKVFKSTEHSERLKNSANILDFEIPYSVTEIDAAKQLVIDNNNLPDAYLRPIAWRGSEMMGVSAPANTIHLAIAAWDWPSYFDPAEKLKGIRMCMAEYRRPDPATIPAMAKASGLYMICTISKHKAERQGYADAIMLDWQGRVAECTGANIFFIKDGKIHTPIADCFLAGITRATAIDLARRRGIEVIERRIMPEELDGFTECFITGTAAEVTPVSEIANWTFTPGKISEQLMADYSVEVQPKGKAVAA, encoded by the coding sequence ATGGGAGTTTCGTTCGACAAGATCGATGGTGTCATCTGGTACGATGGCAGGCTGGTGCCGTGGGCTGATGCGAATGTTCACATCCTGACCCATGGCCTCCACTATGCGAGCTGCGTGTTCGAGGGCGAGCGCGCCTATGGCGGCAAGGTCTTCAAGAGCACCGAGCATTCCGAGCGGCTGAAGAATTCGGCCAACATTCTCGATTTCGAGATTCCCTATTCGGTCACCGAAATCGACGCCGCCAAGCAGCTCGTGATCGACAACAACAATCTGCCCGACGCCTATCTGCGCCCGATCGCCTGGCGCGGTTCGGAGATGATGGGCGTCTCGGCGCCGGCCAACACCATCCATCTCGCCATCGCCGCCTGGGACTGGCCGAGCTATTTCGATCCGGCGGAGAAGCTGAAGGGCATTCGTATGTGCATGGCCGAATACCGGCGGCCCGATCCGGCGACCATCCCGGCGATGGCGAAGGCCTCGGGCCTCTACATGATCTGCACCATCAGCAAGCACAAGGCGGAACGCCAAGGCTATGCCGATGCCATCATGCTGGACTGGCAGGGCCGGGTGGCCGAATGCACCGGCGCCAACATCTTCTTCATCAAGGACGGCAAGATCCACACGCCGATCGCCGACTGCTTCCTCGCCGGCATCACCCGCGCCACCGCGATCGACCTCGCCAGACGCCGCGGCATCGAGGTGATCGAGCGCCGTATCATGCCGGAAGAACTCGATGGCTTCACCGAGTGCTTCATCACCGGCACCGCCGCCGAAGTGACGCCAGTGTCCGAGATCGCGAACTGGACGTTCACGCCGGGAAAGATCTCCGAGCAATTGATGGCAGACTACAGCGTCGAGGTGCAGCCGAAGGGCAAGGCCGTGGCCGCATGA
- a CDS encoding branched-chain amino acid aminotransferase, with protein sequence MSLKFEIRPTANPTAEKERAAKLVDPGFGRIFTDHMAIVRYNQANGWHDARVESRANFPLDPATAVLHYAQEIFEGLKAYKRDNGVNLFRPDANARRFNSSAERMAMAPLPEAIFLEAVEQLVRIDSAWIPGGEGSLYLRPFMIASEIFLGVKPSAEYIFAVIASPVGSYFKGGPAPVSIWVSENYTRAAVGGTGAVKCGGNYAASLRAQAEAIEHGCDQVVFLDAIERRYIEELGGMNVFFVFDDGSLSTPPLGTILPGITRDSIIALAKDSGTRVREETYTIEQWRADAASGKLKEAFACGTAAVISPIGKVCSASGDFQISGGVAGPVAMGLRKKLVDIQYGRAADPHDWIRKVL encoded by the coding sequence ATGAGTTTGAAATTCGAAATCCGGCCTACGGCAAATCCAACTGCCGAAAAGGAGCGCGCGGCCAAGCTCGTGGACCCGGGCTTCGGCCGGATCTTTACCGATCACATGGCCATCGTCCGCTACAACCAGGCGAACGGCTGGCATGACGCGCGGGTCGAATCGCGCGCGAATTTTCCGCTCGATCCGGCCACAGCCGTCCTGCACTACGCCCAGGAGATTTTCGAAGGTCTCAAGGCCTACAAGCGCGACAACGGCGTCAACCTGTTCCGCCCCGACGCCAACGCGAGGCGCTTTAACAGTTCGGCCGAGCGCATGGCCATGGCGCCGCTGCCCGAGGCTATCTTCCTCGAAGCGGTCGAACAGCTCGTGCGCATCGACAGCGCCTGGATCCCGGGCGGCGAGGGCAGTCTCTATTTGCGGCCCTTCATGATCGCGAGCGAGATCTTCCTCGGCGTGAAGCCATCAGCGGAATACATCTTCGCCGTCATCGCCTCGCCGGTCGGCTCCTATTTCAAGGGCGGACCTGCGCCGGTGTCGATCTGGGTGTCGGAGAATTACACGCGCGCCGCGGTCGGCGGCACCGGCGCCGTCAAGTGCGGCGGTAACTACGCCGCGAGCCTGCGCGCGCAGGCCGAGGCCATCGAGCACGGCTGCGACCAGGTCGTTTTCCTCGACGCGATCGAACGCCGCTACATCGAGGAGCTCGGCGGCATGAACGTCTTCTTCGTGTTCGACGACGGCTCGCTCTCAACGCCGCCGCTCGGCACCATCCTGCCGGGCATCACCCGCGATTCGATCATTGCGCTCGCCAAGGATTCCGGCACGCGCGTGCGCGAGGAGACCTACACGATCGAGCAGTGGCGCGCCGATGCCGCCAGCGGCAAGCTGAAAGAGGCGTTCGCCTGCGGCACGGCGGCCGTCATCTCGCCGATCGGCAAGGTGTGTTCGGCGAGCGGCGATTTTCAGATCAGCGGCGGCGTGGCCGGGCCTGTCGCCATGGGCCTGCGCAAGAAGCTCGTGGATATTCAGTACGGTCGCGCGGCGGATCCGCACGACTGGATCAGAAAGGTCCTGTGA
- a CDS encoding MarR family winged helix-turn-helix transcriptional regulator produces MADINFSKGPATSDSQGTAGPAPRAGEFRWDIIELLFFAYRDFVGDADHELEAFGFGRAHHRVMHFVYRYPGLKVADLLDVLRITKQSLGRVLKQLLDEGYIIQKTGNNDRRQRLLYATPKGEALVAKLAGLQTDRITRALRDINPEGAAAISQFLRAMIDRDDPDKVLEAIFGIGSKKPRE; encoded by the coding sequence ATGGCTGACATAAATTTCTCAAAGGGCCCCGCAACCTCCGATTCGCAGGGGACCGCCGGTCCTGCCCCGCGGGCCGGCGAATTTCGCTGGGACATTATCGAACTGCTGTTCTTCGCCTATCGCGACTTCGTCGGCGATGCCGATCATGAACTCGAGGCTTTCGGGTTCGGCCGCGCCCATCACCGCGTGATGCATTTCGTCTACCGCTACCCCGGCCTCAAGGTCGCCGACCTCCTGGACGTGTTGCGGATCACCAAGCAGTCGCTTGGCCGGGTGCTCAAGCAGTTGCTCGACGAGGGCTACATCATCCAGAAGACCGGCAATAACGACCGCCGGCAGCGCCTTCTTTACGCCACCCCGAAGGGCGAAGCGTTGGTGGCAAAGCTCGCAGGGCTGCAGACCGATCGCATCACCCGCGCGCTCCGGGACATCAATCCCGAAGGCGCCGCGGCGATCAGCCAGTTCCTGCGCGCAATGATCGATCGTGACGACCCCGACAAGGTGTTAGAGGCGATCTTCGGGATCGGCAGCAAGAAGCCAAGGGAGTGA
- a CDS encoding response regulator, producing the protein MIVPQGATIAAATTRAPRQLADDAPHLLLVDDDRRIRDLLSRFLTGEGYRVTTASSATDARAKLLGLHFDLLILDVMMPGETGFELARFIRTSSSVPIIMLTARHEAEARIEGLQIGADDYVAKPFEPRELILRIGNILKRSAPPPVEALEQIAFGPYVFHLDRGELRQGEEIIHLTDREREMLRILAASPGETVPRAALTGGGTVNERAVDVQINRLRRKIERDPANPLFLQAARGIGYRLVASP; encoded by the coding sequence GTGATCGTGCCGCAAGGAGCAACCATCGCTGCAGCCACCACGCGCGCGCCGCGGCAACTGGCCGATGACGCCCCGCATCTGCTCCTGGTCGACGACGACCGCCGTATCCGCGATCTGCTGTCGCGGTTTCTGACCGGCGAGGGTTATCGCGTCACGACCGCCTCGAGCGCTACCGACGCGCGCGCAAAACTGCTCGGCCTGCATTTCGACCTCCTGATCCTCGACGTCATGATGCCCGGCGAAACCGGGTTCGAGCTGGCGCGGTTCATTCGTACCTCCTCCTCGGTGCCGATCATCATGCTGACCGCGCGCCACGAGGCGGAGGCGCGGATCGAGGGCCTGCAGATCGGCGCCGATGATTATGTGGCGAAACCGTTCGAGCCGCGCGAGCTGATCTTGAGAATCGGCAATATCCTCAAGCGCTCTGCGCCGCCGCCGGTGGAGGCGCTGGAGCAGATCGCGTTCGGCCCTTACGTTTTCCATCTCGATCGTGGCGAACTGCGCCAGGGCGAGGAGATCATTCACCTGACCGACCGCGAGCGCGAAATGCTGCGCATCCTGGCTGCCAGTCCCGGCGAAACGGTACCGCGCGCCGCACTGACCGGCGGCGGCACGGTGAACGAGCGCGCGGTCGACGTTCAGATCAACCGCCTGCGGCGCAAGATCGAGCGCGATCCCGCCAATCCGCTGTTCCTGCAGGCGGCGCGCGGCATCGGCTATCGCCTGGTCGCGTCGCCCTGA
- a CDS encoding ATP-binding protein → MSTLDTGLTFIRNASQRVSRANGWMGNAFKSWMPTGLYARALLIMIVPMVILQTVVAFVFMERHWNTVTRRLSAAVVQDIASLIDVYKAFPQDKDRTQLRRIGQRLQLVVDFLPVGDMPQPGPKPFFSLLDQTLSVQLSRQIGRPFWIDTVGKSNLVEIRIQLDDAVMRVFAQRSAAYASNSEIFIFWMLGTSSILLIVAVLFLRNQIRPILRLADAAESFGKGREVPHFRPRGAREVRQAAQAFLEMKARVERSIDQRTAMLAGVSHDLRTILTRFKLELALIGDSPEVDGMRKDVDEMSGMLEAYLAFARGDSGEIAQPTDMAMALEELRSDAERHGHAATVTFHGLPVVTVKPASFKRCIANLVSNAARHANTVAITGHRDHRYLTVTVDDDGPGIPVNMREEVFKPFLRLDDARNQDEGGTGLGLAIARDIARSHGGDITLGDSPMGGLRAAVRVPV, encoded by the coding sequence ATGAGCACGCTCGACACCGGCCTGACGTTCATCCGCAACGCGTCGCAACGCGTCTCCAGGGCCAATGGCTGGATGGGCAACGCGTTCAAGAGCTGGATGCCGACCGGCCTCTATGCCCGCGCGCTCCTGATCATGATCGTTCCGATGGTGATCCTGCAGACGGTCGTGGCGTTCGTGTTCATGGAGCGGCACTGGAACACGGTGACGCGGCGCCTGTCGGCAGCCGTCGTGCAGGACATCGCCAGCCTGATCGACGTCTACAAGGCGTTTCCGCAGGACAAGGACCGCACGCAGTTGCGCCGCATCGGGCAGCGGCTGCAACTGGTCGTCGATTTTCTTCCCGTGGGCGATATGCCGCAACCCGGGCCAAAGCCGTTCTTCTCGCTGCTCGACCAGACGCTGTCGGTACAGCTCAGTCGGCAGATCGGCCGCCCGTTCTGGATCGACACCGTCGGCAAATCCAATCTGGTCGAAATCCGCATCCAGCTCGACGATGCCGTGATGCGCGTGTTCGCGCAGCGCAGCGCCGCCTATGCCTCCAACTCGGAGATCTTCATCTTCTGGATGCTCGGCACATCCTCGATCCTGCTGATCGTCGCGGTGCTGTTCCTGCGCAACCAGATCAGGCCGATCCTGCGGCTGGCGGACGCCGCCGAAAGTTTTGGCAAAGGCCGCGAAGTGCCGCATTTCCGTCCCCGCGGCGCGCGTGAGGTGCGGCAAGCGGCACAGGCGTTCCTGGAGATGAAGGCACGCGTCGAACGCTCGATCGATCAGCGTACCGCGATGCTGGCCGGCGTCAGCCACGATTTGCGCACCATCCTGACCCGCTTCAAGCTCGAGCTGGCGCTGATCGGCGACAGTCCCGAAGTCGACGGCATGCGCAAGGATGTCGACGAAATGTCAGGCATGCTGGAGGCCTATCTCGCCTTCGCGCGCGGCGACAGCGGCGAGATCGCGCAGCCGACCGACATGGCGATGGCGCTGGAGGAATTGCGCAGCGACGCCGAACGCCACGGCCATGCCGCAACGGTGACGTTCCACGGGCTGCCGGTGGTGACGGTGAAGCCGGCCTCGTTCAAGCGCTGCATCGCCAACCTGGTTTCCAATGCGGCGCGCCACGCCAACACGGTCGCCATCACCGGCCACCGCGATCACCGCTATCTGACGGTGACGGTCGACGACGACGGGCCGGGCATCCCCGTCAACATGCGCGAGGAAGTGTTCAAGCCGTTCCTGCGGCTCGACGATGCCCGTAACCAGGACGAGGGCGGCACGGGCCTCGGCCTCGCCATCGCCCGCGACATCGCCCGCTCGCACGGCGGCGACATCACGCTCGGCGACAGCCCCATGGGCGGATTGCGGGCGGCGGTAAGGGTGCCGGTGTAA
- a CDS encoding DUF3617 domain-containing protein: MRRLLLVSCLAVGALALLSASGAVAVELPVRKAGLWEMKVVSTGSPSSEMTMQQCTDETTDKGMSTAMSPLAKEICSKQDIQKTATGYVTDSVCGVAGITVKSRAEITGDFNSAYTVKSTSQSEGGMAGAARDNSSTIEAKWLGACKADQKPGDIIMPGGMKMNIKDMEKLKALIPKK, from the coding sequence ATGAGACGACTGCTTCTTGTATCTTGTTTGGCCGTTGGTGCGCTTGCTCTGTTGTCGGCAAGCGGCGCCGTCGCCGTGGAGTTGCCAGTGCGCAAGGCCGGGCTGTGGGAGATGAAGGTGGTGAGCACAGGCTCGCCGTCATCCGAGATGACGATGCAGCAATGCACCGACGAGACCACCGACAAGGGCATGAGCACCGCAATGTCGCCGTTGGCCAAGGAGATCTGCTCCAAGCAGGATATCCAGAAGACCGCAACTGGTTATGTCACTGATTCCGTCTGCGGCGTCGCAGGGATTACGGTCAAATCCCGTGCCGAGATCACCGGCGACTTCAATTCCGCGTACACCGTGAAATCGACCTCGCAGAGTGAGGGCGGCATGGCCGGCGCCGCGCGCGACAACAGCTCGACGATCGAGGCCAAATGGCTCGGCGCCTGCAAGGCGGATCAGAAGCCTGGCGACATCATCATGCCCGGCGGCATGAAGATGAACATCAAGGACATGGAAAAGCTGAAGGCGCTGATCCCGAAGAAGTAG
- a CDS encoding ribonuclease T2 family protein, producing the protein MHRSIIISRLLISLALIIVLAGTASAQDRRQNAPGEFDFYVLALSWSPSFCEAAAERGNSGRSQAQCSRPYSFVVHGLWPQYERGFPEYCQRPSPRLDRNIMTSMLDLMPAPGLIFNEWDKHGTCSGLSARAYFETTRKARAAVKIPEELLQLSEQKIIAPADLEEAFIKINPGLSSSAISVTCSSRRLSEVRVCLSKDMQFRACDEIDRRACRRDEVVMPPVRGG; encoded by the coding sequence ATGCACCGGTCCATCATTATTTCGCGGCTTCTGATTTCGCTGGCTCTTATTATCGTCCTGGCCGGGACGGCGTCCGCACAGGACCGCCGGCAGAACGCCCCGGGCGAGTTCGATTTTTACGTCCTTGCTCTTTCCTGGTCGCCCTCCTTCTGCGAGGCGGCGGCCGAACGCGGCAATAGCGGGCGCTCACAGGCCCAGTGCAGCCGTCCCTATTCCTTCGTGGTTCACGGCCTGTGGCCGCAATATGAGCGCGGCTTTCCCGAATATTGCCAGCGGCCCTCGCCGCGGCTCGATCGCAACATCATGACCTCGATGCTGGACCTGATGCCGGCGCCCGGCCTGATCTTCAACGAGTGGGACAAGCACGGCACCTGTTCGGGCCTAAGCGCGCGAGCCTATTTCGAGACCACCCGGAAAGCGCGCGCGGCGGTAAAGATTCCCGAGGAACTCCTGCAATTGTCGGAGCAGAAGATCATCGCCCCCGCCGATCTCGAAGAGGCCTTTATCAAGATCAACCCGGGCTTGAGCAGTTCGGCGATTTCGGTGACCTGCTCCAGCCGCCGCCTGAGCGAGGTGCGGGTCTGCCTGAGCAAGGACATGCAATTCCGCGCCTGCGACGAAATCGACCGCCGCGCCTGCCGGCGTGACGAAGTGGTGATGCCGCCGGTACGGGGCGGCTGA
- a CDS encoding 23S rRNA (adenine(2030)-N(6))-methyltransferase RlmJ — protein MNYRHAFHAGGFADVIKHIVLVRMLTYLQEKQAPFRVIDTHAGAGRYDLTAEEARRGGEWLTGIARVMQARFSESALPLVTPYLDIVRAFNAPGRLEAYPGSPLIARALLRPQDRLTACEIEPNARRQLIDALRRDSQARVVDLDGWTALPAFVPPNERRGLVLIDPAFEQKDEFERLAGGFAEAYAKWPTGSYLIWYPVKSRRAADTLARHVAGAAAASKPAGKCLRLEFSVAPQAPGGPLASTGLLIVNPPWTLAGELKTILPELEKPLGQGGAGRFKLETPKP, from the coding sequence ATGAACTACCGACACGCCTTTCACGCCGGCGGCTTTGCCGATGTCATCAAGCACATCGTGTTGGTACGCATGCTGACCTATCTGCAGGAAAAGCAGGCCCCGTTTCGCGTCATCGACACCCATGCCGGCGCCGGGCGCTATGACCTCACGGCTGAGGAAGCGCGCCGCGGCGGCGAATGGCTGACCGGCATTGCGCGGGTTATGCAGGCGCGGTTCTCGGAAAGCGCGCTGCCGCTGGTGACCCCCTACCTCGATATCGTCAGGGCATTCAACGCCCCGGGCCGGCTCGAGGCCTATCCCGGATCGCCCCTGATCGCCCGCGCGCTGCTGCGGCCGCAGGACCGCCTCACGGCCTGTGAAATCGAGCCCAATGCCCGCAGGCAACTGATCGATGCGCTGCGCCGCGACAGCCAGGCGCGGGTGGTCGATCTCGACGGCTGGACGGCGTTGCCGGCCTTCGTGCCGCCCAACGAGCGGCGCGGCCTGGTGCTGATCGATCCCGCGTTCGAGCAAAAGGACGAATTCGAGAGGCTGGCTGGCGGATTTGCCGAGGCGTACGCCAAATGGCCGACCGGGAGCTATCTGATCTGGTATCCGGTGAAGAGCCGGCGCGCCGCCGACACGCTGGCACGGCACGTCGCTGGCGCCGCCGCGGCCAGTAAGCCAGCCGGGAAATGTCTAAGGCTCGAATTCAGCGTTGCGCCGCAGGCGCCGGGCGGTCCCCTCGCCTCGACCGGCCTCCTCATTGTCAATCCGCCGTGGACGCTGGCGGGTGAGTTGAAGACAATTCTACCCGAACTCGAGAAGCCGCTCGGCCAGGGCGGCGCTGGCCGGTTCAAACTGGAGACGCCCAAGCCGTGA
- a CDS encoding cold-shock protein, translating into MAMTGTVKFFNGERGYGFIKPDDGGRDVFVHITAVERAGLKDLTEGQRITFEVEPDKKGKGPKAVNLVISS; encoded by the coding sequence ATGGCCATGACTGGAACAGTCAAGTTCTTCAATGGAGAACGCGGCTACGGCTTCATCAAGCCCGACGACGGCGGGCGCGATGTGTTCGTGCACATCACCGCTGTCGAGCGGGCCGGATTGAAGGATTTGACTGAAGGGCAGCGCATTACGTTCGAGGTCGAACCGGACAAGAAGGGCAAAGGCCCCAAGGCGGTCAACCTGGTGATTTCATCGTGA
- a CDS encoding outer membrane protein, translated as MSRVVSGALALIAAGWTMSAQAADLYGSRAPLTVNHTLLRPDSWAGPYLGGNLGYAWGSVAHNPTKPSGFVGGVQAGYNWRNGPWVFGLEGDIQATGAEETFAPWKFSNPWFGTVRGRAGYAFNNILFFGTGGLAFGELRATTFGLTESHTNAGWTLGAGAEVGLAPNWSAKIEYLYVDLANSNFVITGASNGYRFGLIRAGVNWHF; from the coding sequence ATGAGTAGGGTCGTATCGGGCGCGCTGGCGCTGATCGCTGCGGGCTGGACCATGTCGGCTCAGGCAGCAGACCTCTACGGATCGCGCGCGCCCTTGACAGTCAATCACACGCTGCTTCGTCCCGATAGTTGGGCCGGTCCGTATCTCGGCGGCAATCTCGGCTACGCCTGGGGATCGGTCGCACACAATCCGACCAAGCCGTCCGGTTTCGTCGGCGGTGTTCAGGCCGGCTACAATTGGCGGAACGGACCGTGGGTGTTCGGTCTCGAAGGCGACATCCAGGCGACCGGTGCCGAAGAAACCTTCGCCCCATGGAAATTTTCCAATCCCTGGTTTGGCACGGTTCGCGGCCGCGCCGGCTACGCGTTCAACAACATCTTGTTCTTCGGCACCGGCGGTCTCGCCTTCGGCGAGCTGCGCGCCACCACCTTTGGCCTGACGGAATCCCATACCAATGCGGGCTGGACGCTAGGCGCCGGCGCCGAGGTAGGCCTTGCCCCGAACTGGAGCGCCAAGATCGAATATCTCTATGTCGATCTGGCCAACAGCAACTTCGTTATTACGGGCGCCTCGAACGGTTACCGGTTCGGTCTGATACGGGCCGGCGTGAACTGGCACTTCTAA